A single genomic interval of Aminobacter aminovorans harbors:
- the ureE gene encoding urease accessory protein UreE, with amino-acid sequence MLRVESVVGSRNDPGLHEAIHHLEHHHAVEFVTVAVGDLDRRRLMAKTDKGEEVAITLPRDQKLHDGAVLVLDDHRAVIVRAGEQRWLRFSPRSASDALELGYHAGNLHWRVRFDGEDLLVAQDGPASAYAARIDPLISGGRVAMSEVSE; translated from the coding sequence ATGCTTCGAGTTGAGAGCGTTGTCGGGAGCCGAAACGATCCCGGTCTGCATGAAGCGATTCATCATCTCGAGCATCACCATGCCGTGGAATTCGTGACGGTGGCCGTCGGCGATCTCGACCGTCGGCGGCTGATGGCGAAGACCGACAAGGGTGAGGAAGTGGCGATCACCTTACCGCGGGACCAGAAACTGCATGACGGCGCGGTGCTGGTGCTCGATGATCATCGCGCGGTGATCGTTCGCGCCGGCGAGCAGCGCTGGCTGAGGTTCAGCCCGCGCTCGGCCAGCGACGCACTGGAGCTCGGCTATCACGCCGGCAATCTGCACTGGCGTGTCCGCTTCGACGGCGAGGATCTGCTGGTCGCCCAGGACGGACCTGCGTCGGCCTATGCCGCGCGCATCGATCCGCTCATCTCGGGCGGTCGCGTCGCGATGAGCGAGGTGTCCGAATGA
- a CDS encoding urease accessory protein UreF: MSFSAANLLVALQHADGQFPSGGFAFSQGLEASSSLAGKLGAFDFAGFVDTQIRHRWADADRVALVRSFRFAGDLEALAELDREVEASTFVEGLRSGSRRNGTALLTTHGRLGTKGAAAYRAMVRNGRASGHLAVVQGLVWQAIGLDEATAVAIGGYQMVASLATAAVRLGSIGAIDAQASIARALPEIEAAASRPVADDQALRSFTPLCEIAVAMHGASGQRLFSN; this comes from the coding sequence ATGAGCTTTTCGGCGGCAAATCTGCTCGTTGCCCTGCAGCATGCCGACGGGCAATTTCCTTCAGGTGGATTTGCCTTTTCCCAAGGGCTCGAGGCGTCGTCCTCGCTTGCCGGGAAACTGGGAGCTTTCGACTTCGCCGGTTTTGTCGACACCCAGATCCGACATCGCTGGGCCGATGCGGATCGTGTCGCGCTGGTCCGGTCTTTTCGATTTGCCGGAGATCTTGAGGCGCTGGCAGAGCTGGACCGTGAGGTCGAGGCGTCGACTTTCGTGGAGGGGCTGCGGTCGGGCTCGCGCCGCAACGGCACGGCTCTCCTGACCACCCATGGGCGCTTGGGAACCAAGGGAGCAGCAGCTTACCGCGCGATGGTTCGCAATGGTCGGGCCTCCGGCCACTTGGCAGTCGTCCAGGGTCTGGTGTGGCAGGCGATCGGCCTCGATGAGGCGACGGCCGTTGCGATCGGCGGCTATCAGATGGTCGCCTCGCTGGCGACGGCCGCTGTGCGGCTCGGCTCGATCGGCGCCATCGACGCGCAGGCGTCGATTGCCCGGGCGCTGCCTGAGATCGAAGCGGCAGCCAGCAGGCCCGTTGCCGACGATCAAGCGCTGCGTTCGTTCACGCCGCTCTGTGAGATCGCGGTCGCTATGCACGGCGCTTCGGGCCAGCGCCTGTTTTCGAATTGA
- a CDS encoding YeiH family protein encodes MNTAAATQRFNGLPSVVQVYWPGLAVTAAVAIAAQFLSDHYGAPAMLMALLLGIAFHFLSEEGRCVAGIDFCAKKILRIGVALLGMRISVDLLIGLGASTILLLVAAIAATILFGLGAAKLLGRGWRLALITSGSVAICGASAAMAIAAVLPKNEFSERNLIFTVLSVTVLSTLAMIFYPMIAQAIGLDARATGIFFGGTIHDVAQVVGAGFSVSPEAGETATLVKLIRVTMLAPVVLIFSLATRNVGSVGESGKRPPLLPGFVIAFLILAAINSFGFIPEAVSKVGMETSRWALLAGIVAVGMKTSLRRVLDVGGDAVALIVAETIFIGLFILAGIYYLGHA; translated from the coding sequence ATGAACACCGCCGCTGCGACACAACGCTTCAATGGCCTGCCTTCGGTGGTGCAGGTCTACTGGCCCGGCCTTGCCGTCACCGCTGCGGTGGCGATCGCGGCACAGTTCCTCTCCGATCATTATGGCGCGCCGGCTATGCTGATGGCGCTGCTGCTCGGCATCGCCTTCCACTTCCTGTCGGAGGAAGGACGCTGCGTCGCCGGCATCGACTTCTGCGCCAAGAAAATTTTGCGCATCGGTGTCGCCCTGCTCGGCATGCGCATCAGCGTCGATTTGCTCATCGGACTCGGCGCCAGCACCATCCTGCTTCTGGTTGCCGCCATCGCCGCGACAATCCTGTTTGGCCTTGGCGCCGCCAAACTTCTCGGCCGCGGCTGGCGCCTTGCCCTCATTACCTCCGGCTCGGTCGCCATCTGCGGCGCCTCAGCCGCCATGGCAATCGCCGCAGTGCTACCCAAGAACGAGTTCTCCGAGCGCAACCTGATCTTCACCGTGCTGTCGGTGACGGTGCTGTCGACTCTCGCCATGATCTTTTACCCGATGATCGCCCAGGCCATCGGCCTCGACGCGCGCGCCACCGGCATCTTCTTCGGCGGCACCATCCACGACGTCGCCCAGGTCGTCGGCGCCGGTTTCTCGGTTTCGCCTGAGGCGGGTGAGACGGCGACGCTGGTCAAGCTCATCCGTGTCACCATGCTGGCACCGGTCGTACTGATCTTCTCACTCGCCACCCGCAATGTCGGCTCCGTCGGCGAGAGCGGCAAGCGCCCGCCGCTGCTGCCCGGCTTCGTCATCGCCTTCCTCATTCTCGCCGCCATCAACTCCTTCGGCTTCATCCCGGAGGCGGTTTCGAAGGTCGGTATGGAGACGTCGCGCTGGGCACTGCTCGCCGGCATCGTCGCTGTCGGCATGAAGACCTCATTGCGCCGCGTGCTCGACGTCGGCGGCGACGCGGTCGCCCTCATCGTCGCCGAGACCATCTTCATCGGCCTCTTCATCCTCGCTGGCATCTATTATCTGGGGCACGCCTGA
- the ureG gene encoding urease accessory protein UreG, protein MDTRTSFHSPAQSRVGAARIGIGGPVGSGKTALIERLIPAFAARGVSLAIVTNDLVTAEDAERIRRSGLIDPARVAAVEAGACPHTVIREDPTLNIAAADDLEALFPDVELILIESGGDNLASTFSLDLVDWWMFVIDVAGGDDIPRKNGPGVLKCDLLVVNKTDLAPYVGVDLAAMAAQSATARAGRPMALTNCRSNDGIDAIADRIVSDVLFR, encoded by the coding sequence ATGGACACCAGGACGTCTTTTCATTCGCCTGCACAGTCGCGTGTCGGAGCCGCCCGCATCGGCATTGGCGGTCCCGTCGGTTCAGGCAAGACCGCGCTTATCGAACGGCTGATCCCGGCTTTCGCGGCGCGCGGCGTGTCGCTTGCGATCGTCACCAACGACCTTGTCACCGCCGAGGATGCCGAGCGTATCCGGCGCTCCGGCCTGATCGACCCGGCGCGTGTGGCGGCGGTCGAGGCGGGCGCCTGCCCGCACACTGTCATCCGTGAGGACCCTACCCTCAACATCGCCGCCGCCGATGATCTGGAAGCCTTGTTTCCGGATGTCGAGCTGATCCTGATCGAGAGCGGCGGTGACAACCTCGCCTCGACCTTCTCGCTCGACCTCGTCGACTGGTGGATGTTCGTCATCGACGTTGCCGGCGGCGACGACATTCCGCGCAAGAACGGTCCCGGCGTCCTCAAATGCGACCTGCTGGTCGTCAACAAGACCGATCTCGCCCCTTACGTCGGTGTCGACCTTGCGGCGATGGCCGCGCAGTCCGCCACTGCGCGGGCGGGCCGGCCGATGGCGCTCACCAATTGCCGCAGCAATGATGGGATCGACGCGATTGCCGACCGCATCGTCTCGGACGTGTTGTTCAGATGA
- the ureC gene encoding urease subunit alpha gives MATLSRRDYAAMYGPTTGDGFRLGDTSLVAVVEKDFAVYGDECLHGGGKTLRDGAGLAAGVTSAEGALDFLLCNVTVIDAVVGIVKGDLGIRDGKIVGIGKAGNPATMDGVDPRLIVSAATTVRDCEGLIATAGALDVHVHFDSAQLCDHAIASGITTMLGGSLGPITVGIDCGGPFNVGKMLQAAEHWPINFGFLGRGNSHRPASLIEQIETGCLGLKLHEDWGTMPASIDTCLTVADELDFPVQIHTDTLNESGFLEDTLAAINGRTIHMYHTEGAGGGHAPDIISVAGVPWCLPSSTNPTNPYTINTFDEHLDMTMVCHHLNPAIPEDVAFAESRIRAQTIAAEDILHDIGAISMLGSDSQGMGRINEVICRTWQLADKMKKQRGRLSEETTRFGDNERIKRYVAKYTINAARTFGIAEHVGSLEDGKMADIVIWRPAFFGIKPELVIKGGFIAWGAMGDSAASLMTCEPLLLRPQWGAFGRAKQALSACFVNPLAIDRGLAATLDLKKALLPSRGNRALSKKDMLHNDACPNIRVDPQTFDVFVDGELATCEPAYELPLTQRYMLR, from the coding sequence ATGGCAACCTTGTCACGCCGCGACTATGCGGCAATGTACGGCCCGACCACCGGTGACGGCTTCCGTCTCGGCGACACCTCGCTCGTCGCCGTCGTTGAAAAGGACTTCGCCGTCTATGGCGACGAGTGCCTGCATGGCGGCGGCAAGACACTGCGGGATGGTGCCGGCCTCGCCGCCGGCGTTACCAGCGCCGAGGGCGCGCTCGACTTCCTGTTGTGCAACGTGACGGTGATCGATGCCGTCGTCGGCATCGTCAAGGGTGATCTCGGCATTCGCGACGGCAAGATCGTCGGCATCGGCAAGGCCGGCAATCCGGCCACCATGGACGGCGTCGACCCGCGGCTCATCGTCTCGGCGGCGACCACGGTGCGGGACTGCGAAGGCCTTATCGCCACGGCCGGTGCGCTCGACGTCCATGTCCATTTCGACAGTGCCCAGCTCTGCGACCACGCGATCGCCTCCGGCATCACGACCATGCTCGGTGGCTCTCTCGGCCCAATCACCGTCGGGATCGACTGCGGTGGCCCGTTCAATGTCGGCAAGATGCTGCAGGCGGCCGAGCACTGGCCGATCAATTTCGGCTTCCTCGGTCGCGGCAACTCGCACCGGCCGGCATCGCTGATCGAGCAGATCGAGACCGGCTGCCTCGGCCTCAAGCTGCATGAGGACTGGGGTACCATGCCGGCCTCGATCGACACCTGCCTGACGGTGGCCGACGAGCTCGACTTCCCGGTCCAGATTCATACCGACACCTTGAACGAGTCCGGCTTCCTCGAGGATACGCTCGCCGCCATCAACGGCCGCACCATTCACATGTACCACACAGAAGGTGCCGGCGGCGGCCATGCGCCTGATATCATCAGCGTCGCCGGTGTGCCGTGGTGCCTGCCGTCCTCGACCAACCCGACCAATCCCTACACGATCAATACCTTCGACGAACATCTCGACATGACGATGGTGTGCCACCACCTCAACCCGGCCATACCAGAGGATGTCGCCTTCGCCGAAAGCCGCATCCGCGCCCAGACCATCGCCGCCGAGGACATCCTGCACGACATTGGCGCGATCTCGATGCTCGGCTCCGACAGCCAGGGCATGGGCCGCATCAACGAGGTGATCTGCCGCACCTGGCAACTCGCCGACAAGATGAAGAAGCAGCGCGGCCGCCTGTCCGAAGAGACCACGCGCTTCGGCGACAATGAACGCATCAAGCGCTACGTCGCCAAATACACCATCAATGCAGCGCGCACCTTCGGCATCGCGGAGCATGTCGGTTCGCTCGAAGACGGCAAGATGGCCGACATCGTGATCTGGCGGCCGGCCTTCTTCGGCATCAAACCGGAACTCGTCATCAAGGGTGGCTTCATCGCCTGGGGCGCCATGGGCGACAGCGCTGCCTCGCTGATGACCTGCGAGCCGCTGCTCCTGCGGCCGCAATGGGGCGCCTTCGGCCGCGCCAAGCAGGCACTGTCGGCCTGCTTCGTCAATCCGCTCGCCATCGACAGGGGCCTTGCCGCGACGCTCGACCTGAAAAAGGCCTTGCTGCCCTCGCGCGGCAATCGCGCCTTGTCGAAAAAGGACATGCTGCACAACGACGCCTGCCCCAATATCCGCGTCGATCCGCAGACCTTCGACGTTTTCGTCGATGGCGAACTGGCCACCTGCGAGCCGGCTTATGAACTGCCGCTGACCCAACGCTACATGCTGAGGTGA
- a CDS encoding HupE/UreJ family protein, with product MNSRFFARTAALAAFALAPSFASAHTGIGHVEGFTHGFAHPLGGLDHVLAMVMVGLFAAQLGGRSRWLVPASFVSVMVLGGALGLAGVAVPFVELGIGLSIVVLGGVVAFNLRAGVAAAMALVGFFAVFHGYAHGAEMPESASGLAYGAGFVLATAMLHAAGLGFGLALEGKAGARGAVVVRSLGMLAAVTGIGVVTGLV from the coding sequence ATGAACTCCAGATTTTTCGCAAGGACAGCGGCACTGGCCGCCTTCGCACTGGCGCCCAGTTTCGCCAGCGCCCACACCGGCATCGGCCATGTCGAAGGCTTCACCCACGGCTTTGCCCATCCGCTCGGTGGGCTCGATCATGTGCTCGCCATGGTGATGGTTGGCCTGTTCGCCGCTCAGCTTGGCGGGCGGTCCCGCTGGCTCGTCCCGGCAAGCTTCGTGTCGGTGATGGTTCTAGGTGGCGCACTTGGCCTTGCTGGTGTTGCCGTGCCGTTCGTCGAACTCGGCATTGGTTTGTCGATTGTCGTTCTCGGAGGTGTTGTCGCCTTCAACTTGCGCGCCGGAGTAGCGGCCGCCATGGCGCTGGTCGGCTTCTTTGCCGTCTTCCACGGTTACGCCCATGGCGCCGAGATGCCAGAGAGCGCCAGCGGCCTGGCCTATGGCGCAGGCTTCGTGCTGGCGACAGCGATGTTGCACGCAGCCGGACTTGGCTTCGGTCTGGCTCTCGAGGGCAAGGCTGGCGCACGCGGGGCAGTTGTCGTTCGTTCGCTCGGCATGCTGGCAGCGGTCACCGGCATCGGAGTGGTGACCGGCCTCGTTTGA
- the urtE gene encoding urea ABC transporter ATP-binding subunit UrtE, whose product MLKFKNLNAFYGTSHIIHDLNLEIREGEVFCIMGRNGVGKTTLLRSLLGIDVQTKGAIEFEGTDISGDLTYQRARRGIGYVPQGREIVPGLSVLDNILLGCNARADGQTSVPPLVWTLFPFLKDHLHRRGTNLSGGQQQQLAIARALATDPSILVLDEPTEGIQPNIVEHIEEAIVSLNRDHGLTIILVEQKIRFARTAAHRFAILEKGQIAAAGDTAELSNELIHKHMGL is encoded by the coding sequence ATGCTTAAGTTCAAAAACCTCAACGCGTTCTACGGAACCAGCCACATCATCCACGATCTCAACCTCGAAATCCGCGAGGGCGAGGTCTTCTGCATCATGGGTCGCAACGGCGTCGGCAAGACGACGCTGCTGCGCAGCCTGCTCGGCATCGACGTGCAGACCAAGGGCGCCATCGAGTTCGAAGGCACCGACATCAGCGGCGACCTGACCTACCAGCGGGCGAGGCGCGGCATCGGCTATGTGCCGCAAGGGCGCGAGATCGTGCCGGGGCTCAGTGTGCTCGACAACATCCTGCTCGGCTGCAACGCGCGCGCCGATGGCCAGACCTCGGTGCCGCCATTGGTCTGGACGCTGTTTCCGTTCCTGAAGGACCACCTCCACCGGCGCGGCACCAACCTCTCGGGCGGGCAGCAGCAACAGCTGGCGATTGCCCGCGCATTGGCAACCGACCCCAGTATCCTGGTTCTCGACGAGCCGACCGAGGGCATCCAGCCCAACATCGTCGAGCACATCGAAGAGGCGATCGTGTCGCTCAACCGGGACCATGGCCTGACCATCATCCTCGTCGAGCAGAAGATACGCTTCGCCCGAACCGCCGCACACCGCTTCGCCATACTCGAGAAGGGACAGATCGCGGCGGCCGGCGATACCGCAGAACTCAGTAATGAACTGATCCACAAGCATATGGGCCTGTAA
- a CDS encoding helix-turn-helix domain-containing protein, with protein MNRKTTQVSLQQDPHAVRVPGENELQAAIGREVRACRKRHGMTATELAGAANISVGMMSKIENGVISASLTTLQALSQALGVPMTALLRSFEDERSAVFVRAGTGLEVERRGTRAGHHYNLLGYIGSASSAVSVEPYLITLTSHTDVFPLFQHAGMEFLYLLEGEITYRHGSTLYHMAPGDSLFFEADTPHGPEQLTKLPIRFLSIISYPQGGED; from the coding sequence ATGAACAGGAAAACCACGCAGGTTTCGTTGCAACAGGACCCGCACGCCGTGCGTGTCCCCGGGGAGAACGAGCTGCAGGCGGCAATCGGCAGAGAGGTGCGGGCCTGCCGCAAACGTCACGGCATGACGGCAACCGAGCTTGCCGGTGCTGCAAACATCTCGGTCGGCATGATGTCGAAGATCGAAAACGGCGTCATTTCGGCGTCGCTGACCACGCTGCAAGCCTTGTCCCAGGCGCTTGGCGTGCCGATGACCGCGCTGCTCAGAAGCTTTGAGGACGAGCGCAGCGCGGTCTTCGTCCGGGCCGGAACCGGGCTCGAGGTCGAGCGGCGTGGCACCCGCGCCGGTCATCACTACAACCTGCTCGGCTACATCGGCTCCGCGTCAAGCGCGGTCTCAGTCGAGCCTTACCTCATCACCCTGACCAGCCACACCGACGTCTTCCCGCTGTTCCAGCATGCGGGCATGGAGTTTCTGTACCTGCTTGAAGGCGAGATCACTTATCGCCACGGCTCGACACTCTACCACATGGCCCCCGGCGACAGCCTGTTCTTTGAAGCCGACACCCCGCACGGCCCCGAACAGCTGACAAAGCTGCCGATAAGGTTCCTGTCGATCATCTCTTATCCGCAGGGTGGGGAAGACTGA
- the pta gene encoding phosphate acetyltransferase, producing MKPLERILATARQAPKHIVLPEGEDPRIVEAAIRARREGIAEITLIGNHGVITQALAVSGASQLDCHIEDPASSPLAARLARAYFELRKAKGVDEAAAAEALRSPLVFAAMMVREGEADGTVGGAVATTADTVRAALQTIGRAPGIGLVSSFFLMMLCQPHHAKKGAFVFADCGLVVDPDAAGLADIARMSARSYQVLAGAPAKVAMLSFSTNGSAAHERVSKVVEATRLAHAADPQLVIDGELQFDTAFVEAVSASKAPNSALHGEANVFVFPNLDAANIGYKIAQRIGGADAIGPILQGLAKPANDLSRGCTAEDAFHMIAVTVVQAQAR from the coding sequence ATGAAACCGCTGGAACGCATTCTCGCAACTGCAAGACAGGCGCCCAAGCATATCGTTCTCCCCGAGGGCGAAGATCCGCGCATCGTCGAGGCCGCGATCCGGGCCAGGCGTGAAGGCATCGCCGAGATCACGCTGATCGGCAATCACGGCGTCATCACGCAGGCCCTCGCGGTGTCAGGAGCAAGCCAGCTGGATTGCCACATCGAGGACCCCGCTTCCTCCCCACTGGCAGCGCGCCTCGCCCGTGCCTACTTCGAACTCCGCAAAGCCAAGGGCGTCGATGAGGCTGCCGCGGCAGAGGCGCTGCGCTCGCCGCTCGTCTTTGCCGCCATGATGGTGCGCGAGGGTGAAGCCGACGGCACGGTTGGCGGCGCCGTCGCCACCACTGCCGACACCGTGCGGGCAGCCCTGCAAACCATCGGCCGCGCCCCCGGCATCGGGCTGGTCTCGAGCTTTTTCCTGATGATGCTGTGCCAGCCCCATCACGCCAAGAAGGGCGCTTTCGTCTTTGCCGACTGCGGCCTGGTGGTCGATCCCGATGCCGCCGGCCTCGCCGACATCGCCCGCATGTCCGCCCGCTCCTACCAGGTGCTCGCCGGCGCACCGGCCAAGGTCGCAATGTTGTCGTTCTCGACCAATGGCAGTGCTGCCCACGAGCGCGTCTCGAAGGTGGTCGAGGCAACCCGCCTCGCGCATGCCGCCGATCCCCAACTCGTCATCGACGGCGAGTTGCAGTTCGATACCGCTTTCGTCGAAGCCGTCAGCGCCTCCAAGGCGCCCAACTCGGCGCTGCATGGCGAAGCCAACGTCTTCGTCTTCCCGAATCTCGACGCCGCCAACATCGGCTACAAGATCGCTCAGCGCATCGGCGGCGCCGACGCTATAGGCCCGATCCTCCAAGGCCTGGCCAAGCCGGCAAACGACCTCTCCCGCGGCTGCACCGCAGAGGACGCGTTTCACATGATCGCAGTAACCGTGGTGCAGGCGCAGGCTCGGTAA
- a CDS encoding urease accessory protein UreD, with amino-acid sequence MARSGRFELALARHGARTHIGRQYVSYPFHMTRPFALDAAIPSLLTVYQQSSSGGLYRDDRLSTRLDIGAGAAGHVTTQAATVVHDCHGQPARQMTEIVLEEGAFLALTPDPLVLFPGAACASVTQARLASGAVLLLSDAFALHDPEGRGRPFERLEAKVDIRDADGRLLVRDNLHVAGVDLAGPASPIGGWKVVTNFMLLGAPDRLPTVDELATLGRPERQLAGITTLPNGAGWGVRCLAADAIAARGIAESLFVLAVAAAFGQQPVPRRK; translated from the coding sequence GTGGCACGAAGTGGCCGCTTCGAGCTTGCGCTGGCACGCCACGGCGCGCGCACGCATATCGGACGCCAGTACGTCTCCTATCCTTTCCACATGACGCGGCCGTTTGCGCTCGATGCTGCCATCCCATCGCTGCTCACGGTCTACCAGCAGTCGTCTTCGGGCGGGCTCTATCGCGATGACAGGCTTTCGACCCGACTCGACATCGGGGCAGGTGCTGCCGGCCATGTCACTACACAGGCTGCCACTGTCGTTCACGACTGTCATGGCCAGCCGGCCCGTCAGATGACCGAGATCGTCCTGGAGGAGGGAGCTTTCCTGGCGTTGACGCCCGATCCGCTGGTGCTGTTTCCCGGCGCCGCCTGTGCCAGCGTCACCCAGGCCAGGCTTGCGTCGGGGGCGGTGCTGCTGTTGTCCGACGCCTTCGCTTTGCACGATCCCGAAGGACGGGGCCGTCCATTCGAGCGGCTGGAGGCGAAGGTCGACATTCGCGACGCCGACGGGCGGCTGCTCGTGCGCGACAATCTACACGTCGCAGGAGTGGATCTCGCAGGCCCGGCTTCGCCCATCGGCGGCTGGAAGGTCGTGACAAACTTCATGCTCCTGGGTGCGCCCGATCGGCTTCCCACGGTCGACGAGCTTGCCACACTCGGCCGGCCGGAGCGTCAGCTTGCCGGCATCACGACGCTCCCTAACGGAGCAGGCTGGGGCGTGCGGTGCCTGGCAGCGGATGCGATCGCCGCACGCGGCATTGCCGAAAGCCTGTTCGTGCTCGCCGTTGCAGCAGCCTTCGGCCAGCAACCCGTGCCGCGACGCAAATGA
- a CDS encoding urease subunit beta: MLLTPTELERLTIYTAAELARKRRAKGLLLNYPEAVAIISDEILEGAREGRSVAEMMSFGSAILTQADVMPGVAAMLPMLQIEATFRDGTKLVTVHEPLRPAAGAVADDVEPGAIITEEGEIELNAGRRKLTLKVVNTGDRPVQIGSHYHFFEVNKALDFDRAAAFGMRLDIAAGTAVRFEPGQEKDVPLTTFGGQQLLSGLNGLSNGQADDAAVKAAALANARARGFRGA, translated from the coding sequence ATGCTGCTGACGCCGACCGAACTTGAACGACTGACCATCTATACGGCGGCCGAGCTGGCACGCAAACGCCGGGCCAAAGGTTTGCTGCTCAATTATCCCGAGGCCGTTGCCATCATTTCCGACGAGATACTCGAAGGCGCGAGAGAAGGTCGGTCGGTTGCCGAGATGATGTCGTTCGGCTCCGCCATCCTGACCCAGGCCGATGTCATGCCAGGCGTGGCCGCGATGCTGCCGATGCTGCAGATCGAGGCGACGTTCCGCGACGGCACCAAGCTGGTCACCGTGCATGAGCCGCTGCGCCCGGCCGCAGGTGCTGTTGCCGACGATGTCGAACCCGGGGCGATCATTACCGAGGAAGGCGAGATCGAGCTGAATGCCGGCCGCCGCAAGCTGACGCTCAAGGTCGTCAACACCGGTGACCGCCCGGTGCAGATCGGCAGCCACTACCACTTCTTCGAGGTCAACAAGGCGCTCGACTTCGACCGTGCGGCGGCCTTCGGCATGCGCCTCGACATCGCTGCCGGCACCGCCGTGCGCTTCGAGCCGGGACAGGAGAAGGATGTTCCGCTCACCACATTCGGTGGGCAGCAGCTGCTTTCGGGCCTCAACGGGCTGTCGAACGGCCAGGCCGACGATGCAGCGGTGAAGGCCGCTGCCCTTGCTAACGCCCGCGCCCGCGGCTTTCGCGGCGCCTGA